The Christiangramia salexigens genome includes the window CCACGAGATCCCCGGAAGAAGTGTTTTCGGGCACTTTTGCCCAAACAAATAACCCAACCTGATCTTCCTCTGCCACGGCTCCCAGTTCACTAAGCAATTCCATTATCATTTTCTTTCTTTCTGCATATATCTTATTCTGCTCATCAAACCAGGATTGTGATAATTTTAGCGCCTCTACGGCTCCGGCCTGAACCGGATAAAACATCCCGCTATCCATATTGGATTTAACCTTGAGAACAGAATTGATATTAATTTCACTTCCAGCCAGCATTCCAACTCTCCAGCCGGCCATATTGAAGCTTTTACTTAGTGAATTCAGTTCCATTACATAATCGCTAAGCTTGTTTTTATCCAGAATACTCCTGGGCTCTTCATTCTGAATAAAGCTGTATGGATTATCATTAACCACAAGGATCTTATGCTTTTCAGCAAAATCTGTAAGCTCCCTGAAAAAAGATTCCGGAGCAACAGAACCGGTAGGCATATGCGGATAATTCACCCACATGATCTTAACTTTGCTCAGATCTTCATTCCCAAGCTTATCAAGATCTGGCAGCCAGTTATTTTCGGCTCTTAGATCATAGCTTCTTTCCTTAGCTTCCAGTAATCTTGTTACCGAGCTATAGGTCGGGTATCCGGGATTGGGCAATAGTACCTCATCACCGGGATTCAGGAATGCCATAGAAATATGCATGATACCTTCCTTACTCCCCATTAGTGGCAGGATCTGAGAATTTGCATCCAGAGAAAGTCCATAGAATTGCTCATAAAAACCTACCATGGCATTTCGCAATTCATTGATCCCTTTATAAGGCTGATACTGATGCGCTGCCTTTGCAGTTAAAGCAGAATTAAGAGCTTCGGTCACCTGAGGCGGTGGCGCAAGATCGGGACTTCCAATACCCAGATTGATGATTGGTTTACCCTGCTCACGCAATGCGGCCACTTCTCTAAGTTTTTTAGAAAAGTAATATTCCTTGACGCTATCTAATCTTTTTGCCGTGATCATGACAAGTTGTTTTTATAGATTCCTAATATTTTCAAATCTTCGGTCATTAGCTTCATTACATCTACTGCCTTCGTAAAGTCTTCGGGCCTCTCAAAGATCACATCTACATAGAAAGAATATTTCCAGGGTTCATCTATTATTGGAAGCGACT containing:
- a CDS encoding pyridoxal phosphate-dependent aminotransferase, which codes for MITAKRLDSVKEYYFSKKLREVAALREQGKPIINLGIGSPDLAPPPQVTEALNSALTAKAAHQYQPYKGINELRNAMVGFYEQFYGLSLDANSQILPLMGSKEGIMHISMAFLNPGDEVLLPNPGYPTYSSVTRLLEAKERSYDLRAENNWLPDLDKLGNEDLSKVKIMWVNYPHMPTGSVAPESFFRELTDFAEKHKILVVNDNPYSFIQNEEPRSILDKNKLSDYVMELNSLSKSFNMAGWRVGMLAGSEININSVLKVKSNMDSGMFYPVQAGAVEALKLSQSWFDEQNKIYAERKKMIMELLSELGAVAEEDQVGLFVWAKVPENTSSGDLVDNLLYEQDIFIAPGFIFGSQGEGYVRFSLCASEEVIAEALKRIKK